GGTCCGTGATCGACATTGACTACGGGCGTATCCACCTCCGGAGTGGTTGTGGATTGGTTCTTCATTGTTGTGCACCCTTCGTGTGCTGCAGAGGCGAAGGACGAAGCCGTCCAAGCCGTTTGGTATACCAAAGATGGTAAGGTGGATCACATCGCAATGCAAGACATGTCACAAAAGCCGCTCGCGATCCTGTAACTGAAGGCGCCCGTACGCTCGGCCAACTTCGAACTTGATCTGCGGCTATTCGACCTGGGATACCAAATTTGGAGGGTTTATGATCACTCAGCTTTCTGCCCGGTACGTCCTTGGCTATGACGGGACCAGGCACGTGATGCACACGGATGGGCACGTCGTGATGCGGGAGGACGAGATCGTCTATGTCGGTACCGACTACACAGGGCCTGTGGACGAACACCGGGACTTTGGACAGAGCCTCATCGCACCTGGCCTCATCGATCTCGATGCCCTGACGGACATTGATCACATGATCTTCGACTCCTGGCCCACAGACGAGACCGCCCCGGGCTTGCAATGGTCCGAAGACTACTTCCACAACCGCCGCCGCGATGTGTTCACTGCGGCGCAGCGCCAGAGCGTGCGCAGGTTCGCCCTGGCGCAGCTGGCCTTGCACGGCGTGACCACCTATATGCCGATCGCCTCGGAGATCCACAGCTCATGGGCTGAATCCTTCGAAGAACTCAAAGGAATGGCACAGTCCAGCATCGAGCTCGGACTGCGCGGCTTCCTGGGCCCCGCGTACCGCTCCGGGATCAATGTCACCGACGACGACGGCCAGCGCGTGATCCTCTTCGACGAGGAAGAAGGACGTAAAGGATTCGCTGACGCCGCGCGGTTCCTCGACTACGCCGACGAGCTAGGACATCCGTTGCTTACCGGTGTCCTGCTGCCGTGCCGCATCGAGACGCTTTCGGACGAACTGATGCGCCGGACTGCTGAGCTGGCCACCGAACGCAACGCATTGGTCCGCCTCCATTGCCTCCAGGGGGCGAATGAAGACGGGTTCCTCGTCAAGCTCACCGGGCGCACCGTCCTGGAACAGCTTGCGGATTCCGGCCTGCTGGACACGCGGCTCCTCATCCCGCATGGGGTTGTCATCGATGGCACCGACCCCTCCTCCAGGGCAGAAGGCGGGCCGTTGGATGTTCTGGCCCGGCATGACGTCAGCATCATCCACTGCCCACTGACGTCGTTCCATTACTCAGGCATGCTTAGGTCCTTTGATGCTTTCGCGGCTGCCGGGGTCAACATGTGCCTGGGAACCGATTCGTTCCCGCCGGACCTGATCAAGGGCATCGATATCGGCACGCACCTGGCGCGCATCGCGGAGGGTCGGCGGGACGCCGGCACGGTGTCGGCGTTCTTCGACGCTGCCACCCTGGGTGGTGCCAAGGCATTGGGCCGCGACGACCTGGGACGCCTGTGTCCAGGCGCCCAAGCGGACATCATGGTCGCCTCTCTGGGGGACTTCCGTGATGGAGTCGTGGAAGATCCGTTGCGCACGCTGATCCTCAACGGTTCGGCACGCAACATCACCGATACGTATGTTGCAGGCCGCCCAGTAGTTGTTGGCGGCTGCCTCCCAGGCGTCGAACTGGATGAACTGCGCGCTGAGGGTCAGCGTCTTTTTGGACAGATGGTGGAAGCCTACGGCGAACGAGACTACCGGCGGCGCGATGCCTCCGAGCTGTTTCCCCCGGTCTACGCCCCGGCGACGGTTCGGATCCATAGCACGACGGCGTAACGCACCGCATGGTGGGATCTCCCCGTGGTTCCACGCATGAGCTCCTCCGCGGGGCTGTTTGCCCTGCGGAGGAGCCGGGAGCGGGCTACATCCAATGCGGTGGAGAAGCCCGAGCCAGTGATTATGCGGGAATTGTTGCCCGGATCTTCCGGCTAACCACCATCACGATGAGCCCAAGCAATAGCAACGCTGCCGCGAACAGCAACCACAGGCCATTGAGGCCAGTGCTTGCAAGAACGGCCGTTCCAGCCCCAACAGCAACCGCTGCATTGGCTTGTGCTGCAGTTCCGGATGCGATTGCCAACGGCGTCTCAACCGAAGGAACGGCTGCAGCCGGATCGACGAAGCCCTGGGAACCGACCGGCGGGTTCACGACGGGCTGGTTCACGACAGGCGGGGTGACTGTCGGCGGGTTCGTGACGCCAGAAGGCAGACCCAAACCTACCGACGCGGTGCCGATCGTCAGCGGAAGACCCAAGCCTGAGATGAGTCCAGTCCCCGAGAGGATGCTGGCGCCTGCAGGCGTCGTGCCGAGCAGGTTGACCGAGGTGTCACCGACGGTGACAGGTGCGGTTACCGGCGCGGTGACGCCGGTGCCTCCGGTGGATC
This genomic interval from Arthrobacter sp. FW306-2-2C-D06B contains the following:
- a CDS encoding chlorohydrolase family protein, which produces MITQLSARYVLGYDGTRHVMHTDGHVVMREDEIVYVGTDYTGPVDEHRDFGQSLIAPGLIDLDALTDIDHMIFDSWPTDETAPGLQWSEDYFHNRRRDVFTAAQRQSVRRFALAQLALHGVTTYMPIASEIHSSWAESFEELKGMAQSSIELGLRGFLGPAYRSGINVTDDDGQRVILFDEEEGRKGFADAARFLDYADELGHPLLTGVLLPCRIETLSDELMRRTAELATERNALVRLHCLQGANEDGFLVKLTGRTVLEQLADSGLLDTRLLIPHGVVIDGTDPSSRAEGGPLDVLARHDVSIIHCPLTSFHYSGMLRSFDAFAAAGVNMCLGTDSFPPDLIKGIDIGTHLARIAEGRRDAGTVSAFFDAATLGGAKALGRDDLGRLCPGAQADIMVASLGDFRDGVVEDPLRTLILNGSARNITDTYVAGRPVVVGGCLPGVELDELRAEGQRLFGQMVEAYGERDYRRRDASELFPPVYAPATVRIHSTTA